A section of the Chlorocebus sabaeus isolate Y175 chromosome 17, mChlSab1.0.hap1, whole genome shotgun sequence genome encodes:
- the LOC103221354 gene encoding glutathione S-transferase A1 isoform X2, with translation MFQQVPMVEIDGMKLVQTRAILNYIASKYNLYGKDIKERALIDMYTEGIADLGEMILLLPICPPEEKDAKIALIKEKTKNRYFSAFEKVLKSHGQDYLVGNKLSRADIHLVELLYYVEELDSSLISSFPLLKALKTRISNLPTVKKFLQPGSPRKPPMDAKSLEEARKIFRF, from the exons ATGTTCCAGCAAGTGCCAATGGTTGAGATTGACGGGATGAAGCTGGTGCAGACCAGAGCCATTCTCAACTACATTGCCAGCAAATACAACCTCTACGGGAAAGACATAAAGGAGAGAGCCCT GATTGATATGTATACAGAAGGTATAGCAGATTTGGGTGAAATGATCCTCCTTCTGCCCATATGTCCACCTGAGGAAAAAGATGCCAAAATTGCCTtgatcaaagaaaaaacaaaaaatcgcTACTTCTCTGCCTTTGAAAAA GTCTTAAAGAGCCATGGACAAGACTACCTTGTTGGCAACAAGCTGAGCAGGGCTGACATTCACCTGGTGGAACTTCTCTACTACGTGGAAGAGCTTGACTCCAGCCTTATCTCCAGCTTCCCTCTGCTGAAG GCCCTGAAAACCAGAATCAGCAACCTGCCCACGGTGAAGAAGTTTCTGCAGCCTGGCAGCCCCAGGAAGCCTCCCATGGATGCAAAATCTTTAGAAGAAGCAAGGAAGATTTTCAGGTTTTAG
- the LOC103221354 gene encoding glutathione S-transferase A1 isoform X1, giving the protein MAEKPKLHYFNARGRMESTRWLLAAAGVEFEEIYLKSAEDLDKLRNDGSLMFQQVPMVEIDGMKLVQTRAILNYIASKYNLYGKDIKERALIDMYTEGIADLGEMILLLPICPPEEKDAKIALIKEKTKNRYFSAFEKVLKSHGQDYLVGNKLSRADIHLVELLYYVEELDSSLISSFPLLKALKTRISNLPTVKKFLQPGSPRKPPMDAKSLEEARKIFRF; this is encoded by the exons ATGGCAGAGAAACCCAAGCTCCACTACTTCAATGCACGGGGCAGAATGGAGTCCACCCGGTGGCTCCTGGCTGCAGCTGGAGTAGAG TTTGAAGAGATATATCTAAAATCTGCAGAAGATTTGGACAAGTTAAGAAATG ATGGGAGTTTGATGTTCCAGCAAGTGCCAATGGTTGAGATTGACGGGATGAAGCTGGTGCAGACCAGAGCCATTCTCAACTACATTGCCAGCAAATACAACCTCTACGGGAAAGACATAAAGGAGAGAGCCCT GATTGATATGTATACAGAAGGTATAGCAGATTTGGGTGAAATGATCCTCCTTCTGCCCATATGTCCACCTGAGGAAAAAGATGCCAAAATTGCCTtgatcaaagaaaaaacaaaaaatcgcTACTTCTCTGCCTTTGAAAAA GTCTTAAAGAGCCATGGACAAGACTACCTTGTTGGCAACAAGCTGAGCAGGGCTGACATTCACCTGGTGGAACTTCTCTACTACGTGGAAGAGCTTGACTCCAGCCTTATCTCCAGCTTCCCTCTGCTGAAG GCCCTGAAAACCAGAATCAGCAACCTGCCCACGGTGAAGAAGTTTCTGCAGCCTGGCAGCCCCAGGAAGCCTCCCATGGATGCAAAATCTTTAGAAGAAGCAAGGAAGATTTTCAGGTTTTAG